The Candidatus Binataceae bacterium genome contains the following window.
ATTGTTCAAAAAGAGTTAGTCGGGTTGCAGGAAGTTCCTCTTCGGATTTCGGAGGCGTCCTTGGGTGGTTAGAAATGTTTCCCCGGCGGCTTAGGTGCCCATAGTTCGACGTAGCATCGCTTGCTGAATCTCCCGCACTTCCGAGCGCATCGCGTCGGCTCCAGGGATAGTTCGCCCCGCGTCCGATGCTGCCTGCAGCAGGGTTTCGAACTTGACCAGGATATTTGCGATTTTGGTGTGCGCCTCGACCACGGCACGGTCGCGCAATTCGTTGCTTTCCCAGGGGCGCTGCGCATAGTCACGCAGCTCCTGGCTTTGGATGAGCAGCTCACGCGCCTCTTCCTCGTATCCCCGAACCAGACGGCGCAGCAGGTCAGTCACTTTGGGGCGTTCCTCGGGGTCCTTCCACAAGACGTGCTCCAGAAACATCAGGTCGTCTTCGATCACGACCGAACGGCCAAAAATAATCGCGTGCGCGCGCAACACATCGAGCGAATTTTTCCAGCGGCGGTCCGAAACCACGATCTGCTCGCGACCCAGGCTCCGGCGCAGCTCCGCGATCTCGTTGAAGATTGCGCCCGGAATCTTAACCATCGCCACGGTCCCGGCAAGCGCGTTCAGTTCGGCGAAGCTCAACGTAGTTCGGCTTTCCGCCGCGGCGCCGTCCAACATCTTGAGGAAGTGAAAATCTTCCGTGATGTATCCGGTGATAAACCGGAACATGAATCGATCGTACAGGGCGCTCAACTCCTCTTCGTCTGGCAGCTCGTTGGAAGCGCCGAACATCGTGATCAGCGGGGTGGGGATGCGCTCGCGGCCATTGTGAAAGATCCGTTCGTTGATGAGCGTGAGCAATGCGTTGAGAATCGAGGAGTTCGCCTTGAAGATTTCATCAAGGAACGCAATATGCGCCTCGGGCAGCTTGTGCGTGGTGACCCGCCGGTAGTCGTCCTGTTCGAGCCCCTTCAAGCTGACGGCGCCGAACAGTTCTTCCGGCGTGCTGAAGCGGGTGAGCAGCCATTGAAAGTAGTTGGCTTCGTCAATCCGGGCGCACAGCTCGTCGGCCAGCATCGACTTCGCCGTTCCGGGCGGGCCGATCAGCAGCACGTGGTTGCGCGAGAGGAGTGCAGCGAGCGCTCCATCGATCAGCTCTGCTCGCTCCAGGAAGGCGCGATTCAGTTGGTCACGAATTTCCCCGAGCTTGACGATTGGCGCAGAAGCCATGGTGGTCCGTTTAACAAGATTTAGCAGACGCGGCGCGGTGGCCAAAGGTGTGCACGCGCTATCATAGGCTCGCTTGCCGATCTTGCTCCGCTGGGGCTACAAAAGAGACGACAAGCGCCCGGCGGTTCTGACCCGGGGGCGCCCGGAGGCGTCAATGGAAAAAGCTCTGGCAGGCGTGAAAGTGCTCGATCTCACTCAATTCGAAGCCGGCACCTCGTGCACCGAAATGCTCGCGTGGCTGGGCGCTGATGTCATCAAGGTCGAATCTCCCAAGATGGGCGAGCAGGGGCGATGGATGTTGACCGAGAAACCGGGTGTCGACTCCTACTATTTTATGCTGCTCAATGCGAACAAGCGCAGCATCACGCTCAATTTGAAGAGCGAACAGGGCCGCGCGATGTTCATCGAGCTGGTCAAGAAGGTCGATATTCTGAGTGAAAACTACTCGCTCGGCACGCTCGAGGGGCTCGACCTCGGCTACGAGAAGCTTCGCCAGATCAATCCGCGTCTCATCTATCTGACCATCAAGGGGTTCGGTACTAGCGGACCATATAGTTCGTACAAGAGCTTCGACATGATCGCGCAGGCATCGGGCGGTGCGATGTCGCTCACCGGTTTCACCGGAACGCCGCCCCTCAAGCCGGGACCGACTATCGGGGATACCGGCACCGGGATGCATGCCGCAATCGGAGTACTGGCCGCCTACATTCAGCGTCAACGCACCGGAAAGGGGCAGAAGGTCGAACTCGCGATGCAGGAGGCGGTCCTGAACTTCTGCCGCGTCCCGATGATGGGTACCTACGTCACCCACAAGCCGGTGCCGCGTACCGGAAACCGCCTCGGTGGTGGACCGGGCGACATCTTCAAATGCGCACCCGGCGGCGACAACGACTACGTCTTCATCCTGTGCACCACGCCGGAGATGTGGAAGAGTCTGTGCGCGGCGATGGGTCAACCGGCCCTGGCCGACGACGATCGCTTCAAAGATCCACGGTCGCGCGCGCACAACCTCGAGGCTTTGACCGCAACCATCAATGAATGGACCGGTAAACATACCAAACATGAAGTCATGAAAATCCTAGGCGAAGCCGGCGTGCCGTGCGGCAAGGTGCTCGACAGCGTCGAGCTGCTCAACGATCCGCACCTCAAAGAGCGCGGAATGATTGTGACCGTGAACCATCCAGTGCGTGGCGAGTTCACCATGCCCGGATGCCCGGTGCGGCTCGAGGACTCGCCCGCCGAGGTAACCTCCGCGCCGCTTCTGGGCCAGCACAATGGCGAAGTCTACGGCGAGTTGCTGGGCATGACCGCCGGCGATCTCGACCGCCTAAAGGCGGACGGTGTCGTCTGATTCTCGCGGAGATCGCGAGCTAAATCTCAAGTGCTTCACGCAGCTCCAGCGCGGCGGCGCCGCCGCTGCTATCGCCCAGGCGGATCGAACCGATGCGGCTGCGAACTCCGCTCAGAACCGCGACGAACCCGAGGACATTGATCGCGACCACGGTCCAGAACAACACCCAACAAACGTAGATGGCGACACGCAAGGACGGGTCGACGAACAAGGTCGGCAGCCAGGCGCCAATCGGAGAGCCTATCGTCCCGGACAGATGCAACAGCAGTCGCGCGTAACGCGGCTGCGCCAGGTACTGGCCGAAGCACATCTTGAACCGCGGCTCGAACCCATAAAGATACGCATACTCGTAGCGGACGCCGAGTAGGCAGCCTACCGCGACCTTGATGAGCGGCTGAAACGCGATTGTCCAGATCACCGCGGAAACGATGACCAGCAAATTTGATTGGTGCCGAGAGCCCAATGCAAGAACCACCGCGCCGGCGATTGCGAGCCCAAGTTCGGCGAGATAACCAGCCGGCACCGAAACCGTACTTCGTCCACTCCGTTGGTGCAGCTTCCGGCTGATCCGCGACAGATTTTCGGCCACCGACCGTCGTTCGGCTATTGGAAGAGCGCGTACTTCGTTCACGACCCGCGTCCACGGTCCAGCGCGGTAGCGATTGGAATCGACTTCCCGCTCGATCGCCACAAGCTGATCGGACAAGGCGTCCGGCAGCTGGATCTTTTCCTCGCTCATAGAGGGATCCTAGTAATTGGTGTGGATTCCCTTTTACCTGTCTCGCAACAGCGTTGACGGTCCCACGTCAGTCGTATGAGCATTGAACGTGAAAGATGGAAATTCCAGCTTACGGATCGTCTTGCTTGGGATCATCGGTGCAATCACTCCAGCATTGTGCCGGGCCGCTCCGCCCAAAGCGGTTCCTTCCCCTGCCCATGTGATCGTGGTGATGGAAGAAAACCGCGGATATGACGAGATCATTGGCTCGCAGCAAGCTCCGTATATCAACCAACTAGCCTTCGCCGGAGCTTCATTCACCAACGCGCACGCGATCACGCATCCCAGTCTGCCCAACTACCTCGCCTTGTTCTCGGGGTCTACGCAGGGTGTCACGAACGACTCCTGCCCTCTCTCGTTCCGCCTGCCAACTCTACAGAGCGACTTACTTGAAGCTAAGTTGAGGTTCGTGGGTTATTCAGAGGATTTGCCAGCGACCGGATCCGATGTCTGCTTTTCCGGCTATTACGCGCGCAAGCACGCTCCATGGACCTATTTCCCTGACGATCCTCCCGCCAACAATAGACCGTTCGCCGACTTTCCGAGGAATCTCGCCGAGCTGCCCACGGTGTCATGGGTGATTCCCAACCAGGTCAACGACATGCACAGTGGCCCGATCCTGCAGGCAGACAGCTGGTTGCGCAGCAACCTTTTGCGTTACGTGACATGGGCGCAGAGGAACAACAGTATCCTCATCCTCGACTGGGACGAAGACGACGGTGGTTTGACCAACCACATTCCGACAATTTTTGTCGGACCGATGGTGAAGCCGGGTCGATATAGTGAAAGGATCGATCACTACAACGTCCTGCGTACGATCGAAGATATGTACGGATTGTCGCACTTGGGCCATTCCGCCGCAGCTCCGATCGTCGACGTTTGGCAATAAGAACTCAGACCCTGACGCGTCCACATGATAGGGGACTCGTAGCTCGAACCACCGAAGCCGAAGCGGGTGCGAAAGGATACCACTATTGCGAACGCGCCGACTGCCTTCACTTGGCAACGGTTCCTAATTTCCGGATTTTCGCAGGCACCGGCGCGATCGCGATCCCGCGGCATCCTGCCGCACAAACCTTTGCGGGCACTAAGAACTCGGCCGAAAAAGCAAAGCGCCGTCCGTCAGGCGACCATACTGCATCGTTGGCGTTAAGCTGGCAGTCGGTTACCTGCAGAGCCTCTCCAGTCAGCGCGGATTCGATGAAGATGGCGTAGTTGCCGTTAAGGCATCCGCGCCGGGACTCGAACGTCGGGAAACTGTCGTTGGGTGACCAATCCGGAGTGCGGCCCTGCAAAGGATCGAGTTGATGCAGGTCGGTATCAACTGAGTCGGGTTGGTATTCACTGGGATGAGCCGCTGGATCCAGATCTGATTATGATCATCGTCGTACTGGCTTCCGGCCTGTGGCACCTGTGCTGCAAAAGCAAGCTGGGCCCCATCACGCGATATGGCAGACT
Protein-coding sequences here:
- a CDS encoding AAA family ATPase — translated: MASAPIVKLGEIRDQLNRAFLERAELIDGALAALLSRNHVLLIGPPGTAKSMLADELCARIDEANYFQWLLTRFSTPEELFGAVSLKGLEQDDYRRVTTHKLPEAHIAFLDEIFKANSSILNALLTLINERIFHNGRERIPTPLITMFGASNELPDEEELSALYDRFMFRFITGYITEDFHFLKMLDGAAAESRTTLSFAELNALAGTVAMVKIPGAIFNEIAELRRSLGREQIVVSDRRWKNSLDVLRAHAIIFGRSVVIEDDLMFLEHVLWKDPEERPKVTDLLRRLVRGYEEEARELLIQSQELRDYAQRPWESNELRDRAVVEAHTKIANILVKFETLLQAASDAGRTIPGADAMRSEVREIQQAMLRRTMGT
- a CDS encoding CoA transferase, producing MEKALAGVKVLDLTQFEAGTSCTEMLAWLGADVIKVESPKMGEQGRWMLTEKPGVDSYYFMLLNANKRSITLNLKSEQGRAMFIELVKKVDILSENYSLGTLEGLDLGYEKLRQINPRLIYLTIKGFGTSGPYSSYKSFDMIAQASGGAMSLTGFTGTPPLKPGPTIGDTGTGMHAAIGVLAAYIQRQRTGKGQKVELAMQEAVLNFCRVPMMGTYVTHKPVPRTGNRLGGGPGDIFKCAPGGDNDYVFILCTTPEMWKSLCAAMGQPALADDDRFKDPRSRAHNLEALTATINEWTGKHTKHEVMKILGEAGVPCGKVLDSVELLNDPHLKERGMIVTVNHPVRGEFTMPGCPVRLEDSPAEVTSAPLLGQHNGEVYGELLGMTAGDLDRLKADGVV
- a CDS encoding alkaline phosphatase family protein, translating into MKDGNSSLRIVLLGIIGAITPALCRAAPPKAVPSPAHVIVVMEENRGYDEIIGSQQAPYINQLAFAGASFTNAHAITHPSLPNYLALFSGSTQGVTNDSCPLSFRLPTLQSDLLEAKLRFVGYSEDLPATGSDVCFSGYYARKHAPWTYFPDDPPANNRPFADFPRNLAELPTVSWVIPNQVNDMHSGPILQADSWLRSNLLRYVTWAQRNNSILILDWDEDDGGLTNHIPTIFVGPMVKPGRYSERIDHYNVLRTIEDMYGLSHLGHSAAAPIVDVWQ